A DNA window from Helianthus annuus cultivar XRQ/B chromosome 15, HanXRQr2.0-SUNRISE, whole genome shotgun sequence contains the following coding sequences:
- the LOC110913882 gene encoding uncharacterized protein LOC110913882, with the protein NGLAGLVELYVCVDELFRSPHTQQAFSRYQTRTLVEDALEGSIVLLDSCSILKEVILRMKENVKILQSALRRKASDLTVVKQITAYLCFRKKIKSIIKGLRPLRGIEKKMSLYSFSDVDHHVLMVSQVLGEVNALTMSLFKTILGFLSAKSKASNGFQLLSTFVLKSMSTHETAKPFVNEVEAIDMATLSLHKSSHNHEMNDADVQMTLKNLQILDVCIDGFDDGLNHLFRRLIQYRASILNMAVC; encoded by the coding sequence AACGGTTTGGCTGGGTTGGTGGAGTTGTATGTTTGCGTAGATGAGCTTTTTCGATCTCCACATACCCAACAAGCATTTTCAAGATACCAAACTAGAACTTTGGTCGAAGATGCCTTGGAGGGGTCAATTGTGTTGCTAGACTCGTGTAGCATCCTTAAAGAGGTGATCTTGCGAATGAAGGAAAACGTGAAAATTCTTCAATCTGCCCTACGAAGAAAAGCTAGTGACTTGACAGTTGTTAAGCAAATTACAGCTTATCTATGCTTTAGGAAAAAAATAAAGAGCATCATTAAGGGTCTTAGGCCATTAAGGGGTATAGAAAAGAAAATGAGTCTATATTCATTTTCGGATGTAGATCACCATGTATTAATGGTGAGTCAAGTTCTTGGAGAAGTTAATGCACTCACAATGTCCCTATTTAAAACCATTCTAGGCTTTTTGTCAGCGAAATCCAAGGCTAGTAACGGTTTTCAACTCTTATCAACGTTTGTGTTGAAGAGTATGTCTACACATGAGACTGCGAAGCCGTTTGTCAATGAGGTAGAAGCCATTGACATGGCTACCTTGTCTCTACACAAAAGTTCCCACAACCATGAGATGAATGATGCTGATGTCCAAATGACCCTAAAGAATTTGCAAATTCTAGATGTTTGCATTGATGGGTTTGATGATGGGCTAAATCACCTTTTCAGGAGATTGATTCAATACAGAGCATCTATTCTCAACATGGCTGTTTGTTAG
- the LOC118487277 gene encoding uncharacterized protein LOC118487277 yields MEGSSSTSTSTSHFRSISLPSRLTHPSHNLIETKTNELKAWGDLVCSSQTIQNGLVGLVELYVCVDELFRSPHTQQALSRHQCRTLVEDALEGSIVLLDSCSILKEIIELMKENVQILQSVLRRKASNSTVADQIATFLCFRNKIRKSIIKSLGTLKSIEKKMCLVSFQDVDHHVSMVSKVVGEVNALTISLFKTILVFLSPKSKATNGFQLLSKFVLRSKSTQEKVKVFINEVEAIDMATLSLLKSSHNHEMNDADVQMILKNLQILDVCIDGFDAGLNCLFRKLIQYRASILNMAVC; encoded by the coding sequence ATGGAAGGCTCATCATCTACTTCTACATCTACATCTCATTTCAGATCTATTAGTCTACCATCTAGGTTAACCCATCCTTCTCATAATTTGATCGAAACGAAAACAAATGAGCTGAAAGCATGGGGAGACTTGGTATGCTCGTCTCAAACCATTCAAAATGGTTTGGTTGGGTTGGTGGAGTTGTATGTTTGCGTGGATGAGCTTTTTCGATCTCCACATACCCAACAAGCTCTTTCACGACATCAATGTCGAACTTTGGTCGAAGATGCCTTGGAGGGGTCAATCGTGTTGCTAGACTCGTGTAGCATCCTCAAAGAAATCATCGAGCTAATGAAGGAAAACGTGCAAATTCTTCAATCAGTCCTACGAAGAAAAGCTAGCAATTCGACAGTTGCTGATCAAATTGCAACGTTTCTATGCTTTAGAAACAAAATAAGGAAGAGCATCATCAAAAGCCTTGGGACATTAAAGAGCATAGAAAAGAAAATGTGTCTAGTTTCATTTCAAGATGTGGATCATCATGTATCAATGGTGAGTAAAGTTGTTGGAGAAGTTAATGCACTCACAATCTCCCTATTCAAAACCATTCTAGTCTTTTTGTCACCTAAGTCCAAGGCTACTAACGGTTTTCAACTCTTATCAAAGTTTGTGTTGAGGAGTAAATCTACACAGGAAAAAGTAAAGGTGTTTATCAATGAGGTGGAAGCCATTGACATGGCCACCTTGTCTCTACTCAAAAGTTCGCACAACCATGAGATGAATGATGCTGATGTCCAAATGATCCTAAAGAATTTGCAAATTCTAGATGTTTGCATTGATGGGTTTGATGCTGGACTAAATTGCCTTTTCAGGAAATTGATACAATATAGAGCATCGATTCTGAACATGGCTGTTTGTTAG